One region of Glycine max cultivar Williams 82 chromosome 9, Glycine_max_v4.0, whole genome shotgun sequence genomic DNA includes:
- the LOC100778602 gene encoding zeaxanthin epoxidase, chloroplastic isoform X3 translates to MASVQILCACTCQVQLQGSIRYRYDYGYPHHHDKISKHRYYSIRVVDSGNEMVLSNLEEEKRKLRVLVAGGGIGGLVLALAAKHRGYEVKVFEKDLSAVRGEGRHRGPIQLLSGALAVLETIDQSVARQIMEAGCVTANRTNGLADGLSGDWFSVFDLFTPASRKRLPLTLVICRMALQDILVNKVGSNIIRNKSKVVDFIQEPNKVRVILENGEQHDGDILIGADGIWSEVRSKLFGQQEANYSGFTCYSGLTSYVPPYIDTVGYRVFLGLNQYFVASDVGHGKMQWYAFHGEPPSSDPFPEAGKKKRLLDLFGNWCDEVIALISETPEHMIIQRDIYDRDMINTWGIGRVTLLGDAAHPMQPNLGQGGCMAIEDCYQLILELDKVAKHGSDGSEVISALRRYEKKRIPRVRVLHTASRMASQMLVNYRPYIEFKFWPLSIKHPGIHVAQALFKFTFPQFVTWMIAGHGLW, encoded by the exons ATGGCTTCTGTGCAAATCCTCTGTGCATGCACTTGTCAGGTTCAACTCCAGGGTTCCATTAGATATAGATATGATTATGGTTACCCCCATCACCATGACAAGATCAGTAAGCACAGGTATTATTCTATCAGAGTAGTTGATAGTGGGAATGAGATGGTTCTTTCAAATTTAGAGGAAGAGAAAAGGAAGTTGAGAGTGTTGGTGGCTGGTGGAGGAATTGGTGGCCTTGTGTTGGCTCTGGCTGCAAAGCATAGAGGGTATGAAGTGAAGGTGTTTGAGAAGGATTTGAGTGCTGTTAGAGGAGAAGGTAGGCACCGTGGCCCAATTCAACTATTGAGTGGTGCTCTTGCTGTGTTGGAAACCATCGATCAGAGTGTTGCAAGGCAGATAATGGAGGCTGGTTGTGTTACTGCCAATAGGACTAATGGCCTTGCTGATGGTCTATCTGGGGACTG GTTCAGTGTGTTTGATCTTTTCACTCCTGCTTCAAGGAAAAGGCTTCCTCTTACCCTAGTCATATGTAGAATGGCACTGCAAGATATATTAGTGAATAAAGTTGGTTCCAACATAATTAGAAACAAATCTAAAGTCGTGGATTTTATTCAGGAACCTAACAAG GTTAGAGTGATCCTTGAAAATGGAGAGCAACATGATGGTGATATTTTAATAGGAGCAGATGGAATATGGTCAGAA gTGCGTTCAAAACTCTTTGGGCAGCAAGAAGCAAATTACTCGGGTTTCACATGCTACAGTGGATTAACAAGCTATGTGCCCCCATATATTGATACCGTTGG GTATCGGGTGTTCTTGGGCTTGAACCAGTACTTTGTTGCTTCAGATGTTGGCCATGGGAAGATGCAGTGGTATGCTTTCCATGGGGAACCCCCTTCAAGTGACCCTTTCCCAGAAG CAGGTAAGAAGAAGAGGCTTTTGGATCTCTTTGGTAATTGGTGCGATGAAGTGATTGCACTCATATCAGAAACACCAGAACATATGATTATACAGAGGGATATATATGACAGAGACATGATCAACACTTGGGGAATTGGGAGAGTGACTTTGTTAGGTGATGCAGCACATCCAATGCAACCAAATCTTGGTCAAGGAGGGTGTATGGCAATAGAG GATTGTTACCAACTGATACTTGAGCTAGACAAGGTTGCTAAACATGGCTCTGACGGGTCTGAAGTTATCTCAGCTCTTAGAAG atatgaGAAGAAAAGAATCCCCCGAGTTAGGGTGTTACACACAGCTAGCAGGATGGCATCGCAAATGTTAGTCAACTACCGGCCttatattgaatttaaattttggcCTCTATCA ATAAAGCACCCTGGCATTCATGTAGCTCAAGCCCTTTTCAAGTTCACTTTTCCACAATTTGTTACTTGGATGATTGCTGGCCATGG GTTGTGGTGA
- the LOC100778602 gene encoding zeaxanthin epoxidase, chloroplastic isoform X4: protein MASVQILCACTCQVQLQGSIRYRYDYGYPHHHDKISKHRYYSIRVVDSGNEMVLSNLEEEKRKLRVLVAGGGIGGLVLALAAKHRGYEVKVFEKDLSAVRGEGRHRGPIQLLSGALAVLETIDQSVARQIMEAGCVTANRTNGLADGLSGDWFSVFDLFTPASRKRLPLTLVICRMALQDILVNKVGSNIIRNKSKVVDFIQEPNKVRVILENGEQHDGDILIGADGIWSEVRSKLFGQQEANYSGFTCYSGLTSYVPPYIDTVGYRVFLGLNQYFVASDVGHGKMQWYAFHGEPPSSDPFPEGKKKRLLDLFGNWCDEVIALISETPEHMIIQRDIYDRDMINTWGIGRVTLLGDAAHPMQPNLGQGGCMAIEDCYQLILELDKVAKHGSDGSEVISALRRYEKKRIPRVRVLHTASRMASQMLVNYRPYIEFKFWPLSIKHPGIHVAQALFKFTFPQFVTWMIAGHGLW from the exons ATGGCTTCTGTGCAAATCCTCTGTGCATGCACTTGTCAGGTTCAACTCCAGGGTTCCATTAGATATAGATATGATTATGGTTACCCCCATCACCATGACAAGATCAGTAAGCACAGGTATTATTCTATCAGAGTAGTTGATAGTGGGAATGAGATGGTTCTTTCAAATTTAGAGGAAGAGAAAAGGAAGTTGAGAGTGTTGGTGGCTGGTGGAGGAATTGGTGGCCTTGTGTTGGCTCTGGCTGCAAAGCATAGAGGGTATGAAGTGAAGGTGTTTGAGAAGGATTTGAGTGCTGTTAGAGGAGAAGGTAGGCACCGTGGCCCAATTCAACTATTGAGTGGTGCTCTTGCTGTGTTGGAAACCATCGATCAGAGTGTTGCAAGGCAGATAATGGAGGCTGGTTGTGTTACTGCCAATAGGACTAATGGCCTTGCTGATGGTCTATCTGGGGACTG GTTCAGTGTGTTTGATCTTTTCACTCCTGCTTCAAGGAAAAGGCTTCCTCTTACCCTAGTCATATGTAGAATGGCACTGCAAGATATATTAGTGAATAAAGTTGGTTCCAACATAATTAGAAACAAATCTAAAGTCGTGGATTTTATTCAGGAACCTAACAAG GTTAGAGTGATCCTTGAAAATGGAGAGCAACATGATGGTGATATTTTAATAGGAGCAGATGGAATATGGTCAGAA gTGCGTTCAAAACTCTTTGGGCAGCAAGAAGCAAATTACTCGGGTTTCACATGCTACAGTGGATTAACAAGCTATGTGCCCCCATATATTGATACCGTTGG GTATCGGGTGTTCTTGGGCTTGAACCAGTACTTTGTTGCTTCAGATGTTGGCCATGGGAAGATGCAGTGGTATGCTTTCCATGGGGAACCCCCTTCAAGTGACCCTTTCCCAGAAG GTAAGAAGAAGAGGCTTTTGGATCTCTTTGGTAATTGGTGCGATGAAGTGATTGCACTCATATCAGAAACACCAGAACATATGATTATACAGAGGGATATATATGACAGAGACATGATCAACACTTGGGGAATTGGGAGAGTGACTTTGTTAGGTGATGCAGCACATCCAATGCAACCAAATCTTGGTCAAGGAGGGTGTATGGCAATAGAG GATTGTTACCAACTGATACTTGAGCTAGACAAGGTTGCTAAACATGGCTCTGACGGGTCTGAAGTTATCTCAGCTCTTAGAAG atatgaGAAGAAAAGAATCCCCCGAGTTAGGGTGTTACACACAGCTAGCAGGATGGCATCGCAAATGTTAGTCAACTACCGGCCttatattgaatttaaattttggcCTCTATCA ATAAAGCACCCTGGCATTCATGTAGCTCAAGCCCTTTTCAAGTTCACTTTTCCACAATTTGTTACTTGGATGATTGCTGGCCATGG GTTGTGGTGA
- the LOC100778602 gene encoding zeaxanthin epoxidase, chloroplastic isoform X1 codes for MASVQILCACTCQVQLQGSIRYRYDYGYPHHHDKISKHRYYSIRVVDSGNEMVLSNLEEEKRKLRVLVAGGGIGGLVLALAAKHRGYEVKVFEKDLSAVRGEGRHRGPIQLLSGALAVLETIDQSVARQIMEAGCVTANRTNGLADGLSGDWFSVFDLFTPASRKRLPLTLVICRMALQDILVNKVGSNIIRNKSKVVDFIQEPNKVRVILENGEQHDGDILIGADGIWSEVRSKLFGQQEANYSGFTCYSGLTSYVPPYIDTVGYRVFLGLNQYFVASDVGHGKMQWYAFHGEPPSSDPFPEAGKKKRLLDLFGNWCDEVIALISETPEHMIIQRDIYDRDMINTWGIGRVTLLGDAAHPMQPNLGQGGCMAIEDCYQLILELDKVAKHGSDGSEVISALRRYEKKRIPRVRVLHTASRMASQMLVNYRPYIEFKFWPLSNVTTMQIKHPGIHVAQALFKFTFPQFVTWMIAGHGLW; via the exons ATGGCTTCTGTGCAAATCCTCTGTGCATGCACTTGTCAGGTTCAACTCCAGGGTTCCATTAGATATAGATATGATTATGGTTACCCCCATCACCATGACAAGATCAGTAAGCACAGGTATTATTCTATCAGAGTAGTTGATAGTGGGAATGAGATGGTTCTTTCAAATTTAGAGGAAGAGAAAAGGAAGTTGAGAGTGTTGGTGGCTGGTGGAGGAATTGGTGGCCTTGTGTTGGCTCTGGCTGCAAAGCATAGAGGGTATGAAGTGAAGGTGTTTGAGAAGGATTTGAGTGCTGTTAGAGGAGAAGGTAGGCACCGTGGCCCAATTCAACTATTGAGTGGTGCTCTTGCTGTGTTGGAAACCATCGATCAGAGTGTTGCAAGGCAGATAATGGAGGCTGGTTGTGTTACTGCCAATAGGACTAATGGCCTTGCTGATGGTCTATCTGGGGACTG GTTCAGTGTGTTTGATCTTTTCACTCCTGCTTCAAGGAAAAGGCTTCCTCTTACCCTAGTCATATGTAGAATGGCACTGCAAGATATATTAGTGAATAAAGTTGGTTCCAACATAATTAGAAACAAATCTAAAGTCGTGGATTTTATTCAGGAACCTAACAAG GTTAGAGTGATCCTTGAAAATGGAGAGCAACATGATGGTGATATTTTAATAGGAGCAGATGGAATATGGTCAGAA gTGCGTTCAAAACTCTTTGGGCAGCAAGAAGCAAATTACTCGGGTTTCACATGCTACAGTGGATTAACAAGCTATGTGCCCCCATATATTGATACCGTTGG GTATCGGGTGTTCTTGGGCTTGAACCAGTACTTTGTTGCTTCAGATGTTGGCCATGGGAAGATGCAGTGGTATGCTTTCCATGGGGAACCCCCTTCAAGTGACCCTTTCCCAGAAG CAGGTAAGAAGAAGAGGCTTTTGGATCTCTTTGGTAATTGGTGCGATGAAGTGATTGCACTCATATCAGAAACACCAGAACATATGATTATACAGAGGGATATATATGACAGAGACATGATCAACACTTGGGGAATTGGGAGAGTGACTTTGTTAGGTGATGCAGCACATCCAATGCAACCAAATCTTGGTCAAGGAGGGTGTATGGCAATAGAG GATTGTTACCAACTGATACTTGAGCTAGACAAGGTTGCTAAACATGGCTCTGACGGGTCTGAAGTTATCTCAGCTCTTAGAAG atatgaGAAGAAAAGAATCCCCCGAGTTAGGGTGTTACACACAGCTAGCAGGATGGCATCGCAAATGTTAGTCAACTACCGGCCttatattgaatttaaattttggcCTCTATCA AATGTAACAACTATGCAGATAAAGCACCCTGGCATTCATGTAGCTCAAGCCCTTTTCAAGTTCACTTTTCCACAATTTGTTACTTGGATGATTGCTGGCCATGG GTTGTGGTGA
- the LOC100778602 gene encoding zeaxanthin epoxidase, chloroplastic isoform X2 translates to MASVQILCACTCQVQLQGSIRYRYDYGYPHHHDKISKHRYYSIRVVDSGNEMVLSNLEEEKRKLRVLVAGGGIGGLVLALAAKHRGYEVKVFEKDLSAVRGEGRHRGPIQLLSGALAVLETIDQSVARQIMEAGCVTANRTNGLADGLSGDWFSVFDLFTPASRKRLPLTLVICRMALQDILVNKVGSNIIRNKSKVVDFIQEPNKVRVILENGEQHDGDILIGADGIWSEVRSKLFGQQEANYSGFTCYSGLTSYVPPYIDTVGYRVFLGLNQYFVASDVGHGKMQWYAFHGEPPSSDPFPEGKKKRLLDLFGNWCDEVIALISETPEHMIIQRDIYDRDMINTWGIGRVTLLGDAAHPMQPNLGQGGCMAIEDCYQLILELDKVAKHGSDGSEVISALRRYEKKRIPRVRVLHTASRMASQMLVNYRPYIEFKFWPLSNVTTMQIKHPGIHVAQALFKFTFPQFVTWMIAGHGLW, encoded by the exons ATGGCTTCTGTGCAAATCCTCTGTGCATGCACTTGTCAGGTTCAACTCCAGGGTTCCATTAGATATAGATATGATTATGGTTACCCCCATCACCATGACAAGATCAGTAAGCACAGGTATTATTCTATCAGAGTAGTTGATAGTGGGAATGAGATGGTTCTTTCAAATTTAGAGGAAGAGAAAAGGAAGTTGAGAGTGTTGGTGGCTGGTGGAGGAATTGGTGGCCTTGTGTTGGCTCTGGCTGCAAAGCATAGAGGGTATGAAGTGAAGGTGTTTGAGAAGGATTTGAGTGCTGTTAGAGGAGAAGGTAGGCACCGTGGCCCAATTCAACTATTGAGTGGTGCTCTTGCTGTGTTGGAAACCATCGATCAGAGTGTTGCAAGGCAGATAATGGAGGCTGGTTGTGTTACTGCCAATAGGACTAATGGCCTTGCTGATGGTCTATCTGGGGACTG GTTCAGTGTGTTTGATCTTTTCACTCCTGCTTCAAGGAAAAGGCTTCCTCTTACCCTAGTCATATGTAGAATGGCACTGCAAGATATATTAGTGAATAAAGTTGGTTCCAACATAATTAGAAACAAATCTAAAGTCGTGGATTTTATTCAGGAACCTAACAAG GTTAGAGTGATCCTTGAAAATGGAGAGCAACATGATGGTGATATTTTAATAGGAGCAGATGGAATATGGTCAGAA gTGCGTTCAAAACTCTTTGGGCAGCAAGAAGCAAATTACTCGGGTTTCACATGCTACAGTGGATTAACAAGCTATGTGCCCCCATATATTGATACCGTTGG GTATCGGGTGTTCTTGGGCTTGAACCAGTACTTTGTTGCTTCAGATGTTGGCCATGGGAAGATGCAGTGGTATGCTTTCCATGGGGAACCCCCTTCAAGTGACCCTTTCCCAGAAG GTAAGAAGAAGAGGCTTTTGGATCTCTTTGGTAATTGGTGCGATGAAGTGATTGCACTCATATCAGAAACACCAGAACATATGATTATACAGAGGGATATATATGACAGAGACATGATCAACACTTGGGGAATTGGGAGAGTGACTTTGTTAGGTGATGCAGCACATCCAATGCAACCAAATCTTGGTCAAGGAGGGTGTATGGCAATAGAG GATTGTTACCAACTGATACTTGAGCTAGACAAGGTTGCTAAACATGGCTCTGACGGGTCTGAAGTTATCTCAGCTCTTAGAAG atatgaGAAGAAAAGAATCCCCCGAGTTAGGGTGTTACACACAGCTAGCAGGATGGCATCGCAAATGTTAGTCAACTACCGGCCttatattgaatttaaattttggcCTCTATCA AATGTAACAACTATGCAGATAAAGCACCCTGGCATTCATGTAGCTCAAGCCCTTTTCAAGTTCACTTTTCCACAATTTGTTACTTGGATGATTGCTGGCCATGG GTTGTGGTGA
- the LOC102669567 gene encoding uncharacterized protein, whose translation MSLQQGSDDVNTYYTKLKSVWEELSGYKPTFQCKCGGLQTLQDYTKSEYVMSFLMGLNDNFAQVQGQILLYDPLPPIGNVFSLVLQEKAQREIVVNHLPSLNSNTMAFTVNSTTKNPTNGKSRNAKKERPQCAHSNLLGHTKDKCYKLVGYPPNYFKNKPQQTTNQVTDHDEFPSHGATNTLSTAQCQQLISFLTKQLNTENNADTLATNVLGICMNTSFDSNESCHYWILDSGETSHICCSKEQFNSFKSLHVSHVLLPNSTKVKVEGIGRIKLNDDIFLHNMLFIPTFRFNLLSLVSLINDNSFQFIMQPNSFVLQDLKTLRRIDTARQHQGLLLFNFPKSPFHDTSIQSCNVVTYETWHQRLGHIPIPVYKLICNKVPLLIPNFIVKFALLPNKTY comes from the coding sequence ATGTCATTACAACAAGGAAGTGATGATGTTAATACCTACTATACCAAATTAAAATCAGTTTGGGAAGAACTCTCAGGCTATAAACCAACCTTCCAATGCAAATGTGGTGGGTTACAAACTCTACAAGATTACACTAAATCTGAATATGTCATGTCCTTTTTAATGGGCCTAAACGACAACTTTGCTCAGGTTCAGGGTCAGATTCTCCTATATGATCCCCTTCCCCCCATTGGTAATGTCTTTTCTCTTGTTCTTCAAGAAAAAGCACAAAGAGAAATTGTTGTAAACCACTTACCTTCTCTAAACTCTAATACTATGGCCTTTACTGTCAACTCTACAACCAAGAACCCTACTAATGGTAAGAGTAGGAATGCCAAGAAAGAGAGACCTCAATGTGCTCATTCCAACCTGCTAGGTCATACCAAAGACAAGTGTTACAAACTTGTTGGCTATCCTCCAAATTACTTCAAGAATAAGCCTCAACAAACTACAAATCAGGTAACTGATCATGATGAGTTCCCGAGTCATGGTGCCACAAACACTTTGTCCACTGCTCAATGTCAACAGTTGATCAGCTTCCTGACAAAACAATTGAACACAGAGAACAATGCTGATACTCTTGCCACAAATGTTTTAGGTATCTGCATGAACACTAGCTTTGATTCCAATGAATCTTGCCATTATTGGATTCTTGACTCAGGAGAAACCTCACATATATGTTGCTCAAAAGaacaatttaattcttttaaatctttACATGTTTCTCATGTTTTATTACCTAATTCCACCAAGGTAAAGGTTGAAGGGATAGGAAGGATAAAACTGAATGATGACATCTTCCTGCACAATATGTTATTCATTCCAACCTTTAGATTTAACTTGTTGTCCCTTGTGTCTTTGATAAATGACAATTCTTTCCAATTTATTATGCAACCTAACAGCTTTGTTCTTCAGGACCTTAAGACATTGAGGAGGATTGACACTGCTAGACAACATCAAGGACTTCTTCTTTTCAATTTCCCTAAGTCTCCTTTTCATGATACTAGTATACAATCTTGTAATGTTGTTACCTATGAAACTTGGCACCAAAGATTGGGCCACATACCTATACCTGTGTACAAACTCATTTGCAATAAAGTTCCTCTATTGATTCCAAATTTCATTGTGAAGTTTGCCCTATTGCCAAACAAAACATATTAG